The genomic segment CTGGGGGTGCGGAAGCCGGGGGTGACGTTGGGGTTCGCCGCCGCGCTCGTCGTCACCGAACTCGCCGTCGGGCGGCTGTTCGGCAGGCGCTAACTCAGACTGGCCTCAGCCGCGCGTCACCGCCGCGTCCCGCTCGGGCACCGCGCACTGGCCGTCCTCGCAGGCTTCCGCAGACGTTCCTTCGCCGAGCAGGGTCAGGGGTGCGGGATGCGTCTCCGCCCACACCTGCTCCAGCGCCCCGCGCAGCACCTCGGGCGACTGGGCACCGCTCACCCCGTACTTGCCGCCCAGCACGAAGAAGGGCACGCCGCTGATCCCGAGCGCGTGGGCCTGCGCCTCGTCCTGCCGGACCGCCTCGGCGTACTGGCCGCCCGAGAGCGCCGCGCGCACCTCCGCCGCGTCCAGGCCGACTTCCGTCCCCAGCCGCACGAGCACTTCCCGGTCGCCCAGGAACTCGCCCTCGGTGAAAAAGGCGCGCAGCAGGCGTTCCTTCATGGCGTCCTGCAAGCCTTTCTCCGCGGCGAGGTGGATGAGCCCGTGGGCCTCGAAGGTGTTCGCGGGCTGCAAGTTCTCGAAGTGGTACTCCAGGCCCTCGCCCGCCGCCGTCTGGGTCATGGAGTCGAGCATCTGCTGCGCCCGCGCCTCGCCGCCCCCGTACTTGCCCGCGAGGATGGCCTTCATGGACTGCCCGCGCTGGGGTGGGGCCGAGGGGTCCAGCTCGAAGGAGTGCCACACGACCTCCACCCGGTCACGGTGGGGGAAGTCCGCCAGGGCCGTCTCGAAGCGCCGCTTGCCGACGTAGCACCACGGGCAGGCGATGTCCGACCAGATGTCGACGCGCAGCTTGTCCGGGGAGGAGGGAGTGAAGAGGGTCATGCGGCTATTGTGCCCTACTTTAAAAAGCAAAGCAAGGAATGGGAGCACGATCCGCCGGGGCAGGGAGGGGTCGGTTGGAGCAAAACCGAGGTCCTATTCCCAGCCGCCCTCCCCCTCCTACACTCGCCCCATGACCTCCAACCCCGCCCGGTCTCCCTTCGTCAAGCCCAGCGACGACGAGCTGCGCCAGCGTCTCACGCCCCAGCAGTACCGCGTGACCCAGCAGCAGGGCACCGAGCGGGCCTTCACGGGCGAGTACTGGGACCACACGGAGGACGGCATCTACGTGGACGTGGTGTCCGGCGAGCCCCTCTTCAGTTCGCTCGACAAGTACGACGCCGGGTGCGGCTGGCCGTCCTTCACCCGGCCCCTCTCCTCCGCCCGCCTGAGCGAGAACACCGACTACAAGATCGGCTACGCGCGCACCGAGGTCCGCTCCGGGCAGGCCGACTCGCACCTCGGGCACGTCTTCCCGGACGGCCCGCAGGAGCACGGCGGCCTGCGCTACTGCATCAACTCGGCGGCGTTGAGGTTCGTGCCCGTGGAGCGGCTGGAGGAGGAAGGGTACGGGGAGTCCCTGGGACTTTTCCAGAAGTAAGAGCGAGAAAGGAGGAGGCCGCCCACACGTTCGGGGCGGCCTCCTGACCTTGGGCCGTTACTCGCCGTTCTCGCAGGCCACACCGTTTCCGTTGCGGTCGAGCGCGGTGCGGTAACCGGGCTTGCCCAGCCGCACCGGAGCCGCGTTCGCCGCCCGCATCGCCGCGCAGGAGCGGTAGTACACGGCGCCCGGCCCGGTCAGCCGCGCGCTTCCGGTGACGGGCCGCACGAAGGACCGCGCCACGTACCCCGCCTGCCCCGCGTACGTGGTGCGGCACCACTGACCCTGACAAGCAACCAGCAGCAGCGTGTTGCCCGGAACGACGCCCAGAATTCTTCCCGTCTCGCTCGGCGCCCGGCGCAGGTTGACGGGGGTGGTCGTCAGCGCGGTCGCCGCCTCCGACACCCCGAGCAGCGTGACGGAGAGGGCCAGCAGCAAAGCGAGATGGCGCATTGGCGGAGCATAGCAGGCGGGAACGCGACGCGCGAAAGGCCAGGGCTCGTCTCCCCACCCCGGCTGAACAAGGCGAGCGGGCCGCCCATGCAACCTCCGGTGCGGCCCGCTCTCACGGAGCTGTCTCAGCTTTCCGTCGCCCCGGAGCGTGCGCCGCCGTCGGCCTCGTCGGTCGTCTCCGCACCCGTCTCGTTGTTGCCCGGCGTGCCCGTGCTGCCCGCTCCCCCGGCACTCGTCTTGCCCGTCTCCTGCTCGTGCTCCTGGCGCCGGGCGTAGGCTTCCTGCATCTGTTCGGCCTCGTTCTTGTCGTCCATGTGCCGAGCGTAGGAGGCGGTCCTGGGGGCGAGGTGTGCGCCCTCCCAACCCCGCCTTCACCCATCCCTTCCCGGCGGGAGCACACAATGCGCGGGACATGACGGGAAGACGAAGGAGCGAAGAGGCCAGCCACCTGACCGCGCGCCCTGGCGGGGTGACCCAGATGCCGTCCGAGCGGGGCCTGCAACCGCTGAGCCTGGGAGACCGCCGAGACGGCCTGCTCTACGTGCCCACCACCCACCCGCTCCCCGGTCCGCGCCCGCTGCTGGTGCTGCTCCACGGCGCGGGCGGCGAGGCCAGCCACAGCATCGCCGCCTTCACCGCCGCCGCCGAGGCGCGCGGCCTGCTGCTGCTCGCGCCTGACTCGCGTGGCGGCACCTGGGACGTGATTCTGGGCGGTTACGGTCCCGACGTGGCGTTCATCGACCGCGCCCTCGCCCACATCTTCGCGCGGTATCCGGTGGACCCGGCGCGGGTCGTGCTCGACGGCTTCTCGGACGGCGCCTCCTACGCCCTGTCCCTGGGGCTGGGCAACGGCGACCTGTTCACGCACCTGATGGCCTTTGCCCCCGGCTTCATGGCCCCCGCCGCGCAGGTCGGCGCCCCCCGCATCTTCGTCGCGCACGGCGACGGGGACCGCGTGCTTCCCATCGACCGCTGTAGCCGCGTGATCGTGCCGCAACTCCGGGGGGCCGGGTACGACGTGACCTACCGCGAGTTCCACGGGGGGCACACGGTCCCGCGCGAGGTGGTGGAGGAGGCGCTGGAGTGGCTGGAGGGGAGGGCGCCC from the Deinococcus planocerae genome contains:
- a CDS encoding excalibur calcium-binding domain-containing protein, which produces MRHLALLLALSVTLLGVSEAATALTTTPVNLRRAPSETGRILGVVPGNTLLLVACQGQWCRTTYAGQAGYVARSFVRPVTGSARLTGPGAVYYRSCAAMRAANAAPVRLGKPGYRTALDRNGNGVACENGE
- the msrB gene encoding peptide-methionine (R)-S-oxide reductase MsrB, translating into MTSNPARSPFVKPSDDELRQRLTPQQYRVTQQQGTERAFTGEYWDHTEDGIYVDVVSGEPLFSSLDKYDAGCGWPSFTRPLSSARLSENTDYKIGYARTEVRSGQADSHLGHVFPDGPQEHGGLRYCINSAALRFVPVERLEEEGYGESLGLFQK
- a CDS encoding alpha/beta hydrolase codes for the protein MTGRRRSEEASHLTARPGGVTQMPSERGLQPLSLGDRRDGLLYVPTTHPLPGPRPLLVLLHGAGGEASHSIAAFTAAAEARGLLLLAPDSRGGTWDVILGGYGPDVAFIDRALAHIFARYPVDPARVVLDGFSDGASYALSLGLGNGDLFTHLMAFAPGFMAPAAQVGAPRIFVAHGDGDRVLPIDRCSRVIVPQLRGAGYDVTYREFHGGHTVPREVVEEALEWLEGRAPAHPS
- a CDS encoding DsbA family oxidoreductase, whose translation is MTLFTPSSPDKLRVDIWSDIACPWCYVGKRRFETALADFPHRDRVEVVWHSFELDPSAPPQRGQSMKAILAGKYGGGEARAQQMLDSMTQTAAGEGLEYHFENLQPANTFEAHGLIHLAAEKGLQDAMKERLLRAFFTEGEFLGDREVLVRLGTEVGLDAAEVRAALSGGQYAEAVRQDEAQAHALGISGVPFFVLGGKYGVSGAQSPEVLRGALEQVWAETHPAPLTLLGEGTSAEACEDGQCAVPERDAAVTRG